In Prunus dulcis chromosome 1, ALMONDv2, whole genome shotgun sequence, the following are encoded in one genomic region:
- the LOC117616304 gene encoding anthranilate synthase beta subunit 1, chloroplastic-like, giving the protein MAASVTFQGSLIQPKPTFSSKTLQNPRPTFISIPPTTISQVRFGVKLGNGFAAKASMAVAETYSKPPASEKRVNNPIIVIDNYDSFTYNLCQYMGESGCLFEVYRNDELTVDELKRKNPRGVLISPGPGAPQDSGISLQTVLELGPIVPLFGVCMGLQCIGEAFGGKIVRSPFGVMHGKSSPVYYNEKGEDLFSGLSNPFTAGRYHSLVIDKDSFPSEELEVTAWTEDGLIMAARHKKYRHLQGVQFHPESIITSEGKTIVRNFIKLIEKRESESEN; this is encoded by the exons aTGGCTGCCTCAGTGACCTTTCAGGGCTCCCTCATACAACCAAAACCCACTTTCTCTTCCAAAACCCTGCAAAACCCTCGTCCTACTTTCATTTCTATTCCTCCTACTACCATCTCAC AAGTGAGATTTGGTGTCAAATTGGGAAATGGGTTCGCCGCAAAAGCTTCAATGGCTGTCGCTGAAACATATTCGAAGCCTCCTGCTTCTGAAAAGAGGGTCAACAATCCCATCATTGTCATTGACAATTATGATAGCTTTACCTACAATCTTTGCCAg TATATGGGAGAGTCGGGATGTCTCTTTGAAGTCTATCGAAATGATGAACTAACTGTTGATGAACTAAAACG GAAAAATCCCAGAGGAGTGCTAATCTCTCCAGGGCCAG GCGCGCCCCAAGATTCTGGAATATCTTTGCAAACTGTATTGGAACTGGGGCCCATTGTACCCTTATTTGGTGTTTGCATGGGTTTGCAGTGCATTGGGGAGGCTTTTGGAG GGAAGATTGTCCGTTCTCCTTTCGGTGTCATGCATGGGAAGAGCTCGCCCGTATATTATAACGAGAAAGGGGAAGATTTGTTTTCTGGATTATCGAA CCCTTTTACTGCTGGCAGATATCACAGTCTTGTAATTGATAAGGACAGTTTTCCTAGTGAAGAACTTGAGGTTACAGCATGGACAGAGGATGGACTGATAATGGCTGCTCGTCACAAGAAATATAGGCATCTTCAA GGGGTTCAGTTCCATCCTGAAAGTATCATAACTTCTGAAGGCAAGACAATTGTGCGTAACTTTATCAAATTGATAGAGAAAAGAGAGTCTGAATCAGAGAATTGA
- the LOC117636992 gene encoding RNA demethylase ALKBH10B — MTMPSGNVVLSDKMQFPSGGGGGAVGGGEIAQHHRQWFPDERDGFISWLRGEFAAANAIIDSLCHHLRAVGEPGEYDVVIGCIQQRRCNWNPVLHMQQYFSVAEVIYALQHVAWRRQQRYYDPVKAGAKEFKRSGVGFNKGQQRAEAFKEGHNSTLESHSNDGNSSGVVAPEKFEPGSEVGEEVEPGGEVGKLNDKGLAPAGEKKDALTKPQEDSNLRSFGNSQGTISENSEPEVVEVDGCTPSSKVNESHSIQIQNQKQNLSTVPKTFIGNEISDGKTVNVVDGLKLYEDFLGDTEVSKLVSLVNDLRAAGKRRQLQGQTYVVSKRPMKGHGREMIQLGIPIADAPPEDEISAGTSKDRKIEPIPSLLQDVINRLVGMHVMTVKPDSCIIDVYNEGDHSQPHTWPSWFGRPVCALYLTECDMTFGRLLLMDHPGDYRGSLRLSLTPGSILLMQGKSADFAKHAIPSIRKQRILVTLTKSQPKKSTTSDGQRFPAPAPAQSSYWGPPPSRSPNHIRHPTGPKHYAAVPTTGVLPAPPIRSQLPPQNGIQPLFVPAPVGPAIPFAAAVPIPPGSAGWPAAPRHPPPRIPLPGTGVFLPPPGSGNSSAPQQLPGTATEMSPTVETPSPRDKDNGSGKSNHSTSASPKGKSDGKAQRQDCNGSAEGTGSGRTAVKEEEQQTYDKTAASNQAGAV; from the exons ATGACAATGCCATCGGGAAATGTGGTTTTATCGGACAAAATGCAGTTCCCTagtggtggtggcggtgggGCCGTTGGAGGCGGCGAGATCGCCCAGCACCACCGCCAGTGGTTCCCGGACGAGCGTGATGGATTCATCTCGTGGCTGCGAGGAGAATTCGCAGCTGCAAATGCCATTATAGACTCCCTTTGCCACCATTTGCGTGCAGTTGGGGAGCCAGGCGAGTACGACGTGGTTATCGGATGTATCCAACAGAGGAGGTGCAATTGGAACCCCGTGCTTCATATGCAGCAGTACTTTTCGGTTGCCGAGGTGATTTATGCACTGCAACACGTTGCCTGGAGGAGGCAGCAGAGGTACTATGATCCTGTAAAAGCGGGGGCCAAGGAGTTCAAGAGATCTGGTGTGGGGTTTAACAAGGGCCAACAGAGGGCTGAGGCTTTCAAGGAGGGACATAATTCTACCCTAGAGTCTCATAGTAATGATGGGAATTCTTCAGGGGTTGTGGCTCCAGAAAAATTTGAGCCGGGGAGCGAAGTAGGTGAGGAAGTTGAGCCTGGTGGGGAGGTTGGGAAGTTAAATGATAAGGGTTTAGCGCCCGCTGGAGAGAAAAAAG ATGCTCTTACGAAACCTCAAGAAGATAGCAACTTGAGGAGTTTCGGGAATTCCCAGGGTACCATATCTGAAAATTCAGAACCGGAAGTTGTAGAAGTAGATGGTTGCACCCCAAGTTCTAAAG TGAATGAATCACATTCCATCCAAATTCAGAATCAGAAGCAGAACCTTTCCACTGTCCCAAAGACTTTTATTGGCAATGAGATATCTGATGGAAAGACG gttaATGTGGTCGATGGActgaaattgtatgaagattttcTTGGTGACACAGAAGTCTCGAAACTTGTTTCTTTGGTAAATGATTTGAGGGCTGCCGGAAAAAGAAGACAATTGCAAG GTCAGACATATGTGGTCTCAAAGAGGCCCATGAAGGGACATGGAAGAGAAATGATTCAGTTGGGCATCCCTATTGCAGATGCTCCACCTGAAGATGAAATTTCTGCAGGGACCTCCAAAG ATCGGAAGATAGAACCCATCCCTTCCTTGCTGCAGGATGTTATCAATCGCTTAGTTGGGATGCATGTTATGACTGTGAAGCCAGACTCTTGTATCATTGATGTCTATAATGAG GGTGATCATTCACAACCTCACACATGGCCGTCTTGGTTTGGAAGGCCTGTTTGCGCGCTCTACCTGACAGAGTGTGACATGACTTTTGGGAGATTATTATTAATGGACCATCCTGGGGATTATAGAGGCTCCCTCAGGCTCTCTCTTACACCTGG ATCTATCCTGTTGATGCAAGGGAAATCCGCAGACTTTGCAAAACATGCAATACCTTCCATTCGCAAGCAACGGATACTTGTTACTCTTACAAAgtcacaaccaaaaaaatccacAACAAGCGATGGTCAACGTTTTCCTGCACCTGCTCCAGCCCAGTCATCTTATTGGGGTCCACCACCCAGTAGATCTCCGAATCACATTCGCCATCCTACTGGTCCCAAGCACTATGCAGCAGTTCCAACTACTGGTGTATTGCCAGCCCCACCAATACGTTCTCAACTTCCACCTCAAAATGGCATCCAGCCATTGTTTGTGCCTGCCCCGGTAGGACCAGCCATACCTTTTGCTGCAGCAGTTCCCATCCCACCTGGTTCGGCTGGATGGCCAGCAGCTCCCAGGCATCCCCCGCCTCGCATCCCTCTACCTGGCACCGGAGTTTTCCTTCCTCCCCCAGGTTCGGGTAACTCATCGGCTCCTCAACAGTTGCCTGGTACTGCAACTGAAATGAGCCCTACTGTTGAGACTCCTTCCCCGAGAGATAAAGACAATGGGTCTGGAAAATCCAATCACAGTACAAGTGCTTCTCCGAAAGGAAAATCGGATGGGAAAGCTCAAAGACAAGACTGCAATGGAAGTGCAGAGGGGACTGGCAGCGGAAGAACAGCCGTTAAGGAAGAAGAACAGCAGACATATGACAAGACGGCAGCAAGCAATCAGGCTGGAGCAGTTTAG
- the LOC117625718 gene encoding uncharacterized protein LOC117625718 isoform X1, whose product MKMGDPEEAAEHGRRLILHNFLSFQECKELEFIHKSNCTVGYRPHVFSTTLSHLIATNSAHLIMPFVPIRERLKEKVEEFFGCQYELFVEFTGLISWSRGSSIGWHSDDNRPYLKQRDFAAVCYLNSYGNDFRGGLFHFQDGDPATIVPSGGDVVIYTADSHNIHSVDEITDGERLTLALWFSRDATYDEDAKLITLLSKNFLHDNAPELCLPFPASSNMYWFSPDQASSDQQLGFDICWARLHVLGYDQLFHQDKSYCSNISELLMEPLRLTRGDELFEHEFINILHALQVVQFYCWKAPDFKSAKVEETTTVVVLSQSQRERFVCLKSLFAKDVCLVDSVFSNVTFVGSAQHSFNWVDFRIAIAKWEDYARKLHRELVMSLPHWRTQQSIFNVSLDEK is encoded by the exons ATGAAAATGGGAGACCCAGAAGAAGCAGCAGAACATGGTCGTCgcctcatcctccacaacttCCTTTCCTTCCAAGAATGCAAGGAACTGGAGTTTATCCACAAGAGCAATTGTACGGTTGGGTACAGACCCCATGTGTTCTCAACCACTCTTTCGCATCTCATAGCCACCAATTCCGCCCACCTCATCATGCCCTTCGTCCCCATCAGAG AGAGGTTGAAGGAGAAGGTAGAGGAATTCTTTGGGTGCCAGTATGAACTCTTTGTTGAATTCACCGGTTTGATCAG CTGGAGTAGAGGATCGAGCATTGGGTGGCATAGTGATGACAACAGGCCCTATCTTAAGCAGCGTGACTTTGCG gcagtctGTTATTTGAATAGTTACGGAAATGATTTCAGAGGTGGACTTTTTCACTTCCAGGATGGGGATCCAGCAACTATTGTTCCATCAGGTGGG GATGTTGTGATATACACAGCTGACAGCCACAACATTCATTCTGTTGATGAG ATTACTGATGGGGAAAGACTCACACTGGCATTATGGTTTAGTCGTGATGCTACCTATGATGAGGATGCTAAACTTATAACCCTTCTGTCAAAGAATTTTTTGCATGATAATGCTCCTGAATTATGCCTGCCTTTTCCAGCATCCAGTAATATGTACTGGTTTTCACCAGACCAAGCTTCTTCTGATCAGCAGTTGGGTTTTGATATATGCTGGGCAAGACTGCATGTTCTTGGATACGATCAACTTTTCCATCAAGACAAGAGCTACTGTTCGAATATCTCTGAGTTACTTATGGAGCCACTGCGATTAACAAGGGGAGATGAGTTGTTTGAGCATGAGTTCATCAACATCTTGCATGCACTTCAG GTTGTACAATTCTACTGTTGGAAAGCTCCTGATTTCAAATCTGCCAAAGTAGAAGAAACTACCACGGTGGTAGTGTTGTCACAATCACAGAGGGAGAGATTTGTTTGCCTCAAATCTTTATTTGCGAAGGATGTTTGTCTAGTAGACTCTGTATTTAGCAACGTGACATTCGTTGGGAGTGCACAACATTCCTTTAATTGGGTTGATTTTAGGATTGCAATCGCAAAGTGGGAAGATTATGCCCGCAAGTTACATAGAGAACTGGTAATGAGCTTACCACACTGGAGAACACAGCAATCTATATTTAATGTATCATTGGATGAAAAGTAG
- the LOC117625718 gene encoding uncharacterized protein LOC117625718 isoform X2, producing the protein MKMGDPEEAAEHGRRLILHNFLSFQECKELEFIHKSNCTVGYRPHVFSTTLSHLIATNSAHLIMPFVPIRERLKEKVEEFFGCQYELFVEFTGLISWSRGSSIGWHSDDNRPYLKQRDFAAVCYLNSYGNDFRGGLFHFQDGDPATIVPSGGITDGERLTLALWFSRDATYDEDAKLITLLSKNFLHDNAPELCLPFPASSNMYWFSPDQASSDQQLGFDICWARLHVLGYDQLFHQDKSYCSNISELLMEPLRLTRGDELFEHEFINILHALQVVQFYCWKAPDFKSAKVEETTTVVVLSQSQRERFVCLKSLFAKDVCLVDSVFSNVTFVGSAQHSFNWVDFRIAIAKWEDYARKLHRELVMSLPHWRTQQSIFNVSLDEK; encoded by the exons ATGAAAATGGGAGACCCAGAAGAAGCAGCAGAACATGGTCGTCgcctcatcctccacaacttCCTTTCCTTCCAAGAATGCAAGGAACTGGAGTTTATCCACAAGAGCAATTGTACGGTTGGGTACAGACCCCATGTGTTCTCAACCACTCTTTCGCATCTCATAGCCACCAATTCCGCCCACCTCATCATGCCCTTCGTCCCCATCAGAG AGAGGTTGAAGGAGAAGGTAGAGGAATTCTTTGGGTGCCAGTATGAACTCTTTGTTGAATTCACCGGTTTGATCAG CTGGAGTAGAGGATCGAGCATTGGGTGGCATAGTGATGACAACAGGCCCTATCTTAAGCAGCGTGACTTTGCG gcagtctGTTATTTGAATAGTTACGGAAATGATTTCAGAGGTGGACTTTTTCACTTCCAGGATGGGGATCCAGCAACTATTGTTCCATCAGGTGGG ATTACTGATGGGGAAAGACTCACACTGGCATTATGGTTTAGTCGTGATGCTACCTATGATGAGGATGCTAAACTTATAACCCTTCTGTCAAAGAATTTTTTGCATGATAATGCTCCTGAATTATGCCTGCCTTTTCCAGCATCCAGTAATATGTACTGGTTTTCACCAGACCAAGCTTCTTCTGATCAGCAGTTGGGTTTTGATATATGCTGGGCAAGACTGCATGTTCTTGGATACGATCAACTTTTCCATCAAGACAAGAGCTACTGTTCGAATATCTCTGAGTTACTTATGGAGCCACTGCGATTAACAAGGGGAGATGAGTTGTTTGAGCATGAGTTCATCAACATCTTGCATGCACTTCAG GTTGTACAATTCTACTGTTGGAAAGCTCCTGATTTCAAATCTGCCAAAGTAGAAGAAACTACCACGGTGGTAGTGTTGTCACAATCACAGAGGGAGAGATTTGTTTGCCTCAAATCTTTATTTGCGAAGGATGTTTGTCTAGTAGACTCTGTATTTAGCAACGTGACATTCGTTGGGAGTGCACAACATTCCTTTAATTGGGTTGATTTTAGGATTGCAATCGCAAAGTGGGAAGATTATGCCCGCAAGTTACATAGAGAACTGGTAATGAGCTTACCACACTGGAGAACACAGCAATCTATATTTAATGTATCATTGGATGAAAAGTAG